The following nucleotide sequence is from Lacinutrix sp. Hel_I_90.
TTTGAGCATTGGTTAATTCGAAGGGTAAATGCTCTTTAAAAAAGGTATTAAAATAGGAGCCTACTTTTTCAAAAGGAAAGCCTTTTATTTTTGATTTATGGATTAAATTTTTTAAAATTAATTGCAGTTGAATGTAAAATAATTCTTCAAATTTAAGCCTGAATTCCGCTTTAAAAAGAGACTCAGAATCGAGAGGAAAATGAATATTAAAAAGGGCTTTAGATTTTGAAACTAATTTTAATTCCTCACGCATGTTCTCGGGTAGCGTTTCAGCAAATTTCCCACCCGTTTCCAAGAAGAGATTTTGCATGATTTTTGCCATGACACGATTGGTAATGCCCTTATTGGAGAGCTTCTCTGTAGACGGGTAAATAGCCTGTAGCGATGAACGTAAATTTTGCTCATGCTCCACTAATAACTCGGTATCGGGATGTGCCATATTAAACTTGCCTCCAAAGACATTGACCTTCCCGAAAATAACATAAGGGATATTGACTTTTAAACCCTCTTTGATCCATTTTTGACCACGAAACCAAACGAGTTCCATGGTTCCAGTCTCATCTTGAAAATTGGCCACTAAACGTTTGCCTTTTTTTTGAGCGACCTCTTTAAACCCAGTGATTTTTCCAATGACCTGTACTTCGGCAGTGTTGGTGTTCAACTGATTGATTTTATAGTACTGCGTGCGATCGAGATAGCGATTAGGAAACAGATTAATCAAATCTTGATAGGTATGAATACCAAGTTCCTTTCGGAGCAAATCGGCACGATTTGGTCCAACACCTTTTAAATAATCTATGGGTGTTTGAAGATTGGTAGCCATAAGTGGACGAATTTAATGTATTTTGGGGTAAAGTGAAAGAAGTTTCTTGTCACTTCTCGTGTTTTGCAAAGTATTAGAAAAAGGTATCGAAAAGTCTTATGTTTTATTGATTTTGTTCACGATACCAAATTTGTGAAAAACAAATTTTACGCGAACTGACAAAAAATCGTATTTTGGTCTAATCCTTGTTCAAATCTACTTATGAAACAACTGTTTATTATTGTTATTGCTTTTCTGTGTTTTTCTGTGGAAGGACAGCAAACGGATTATGTTGATTTTGTAAAGGCAAAAGCAGAAGTGGCTTTTGATAATAGCGGTGCTAATCAAGTATTGGGTTTTATCACCTATGAGTTTGTAGTATTGGAAGCTAGTGATTCTATATTTGTTAATGCCAACAATTTTGAGAGCATTGAATACAGACTTAATGGGACGATTATAGATTCTTTATACGATGGAAAACATGTGATAATAAAACATGATTTCAAACCTAAAACTAAACATACTCTAGAGATTGCATGGATAACGCAACCTAGCAAAGCACTCTATTTTATAGTTGCTGAAGAAGATAATGCTCAGATTTGGAGCCAAGGCCAAGGAAAGTACACGAGTAATTGGTTGCCAAGTATAGATGATATGAATGATAAAATTGAATTCGATTTGTCAATCACTTATGCCAATGGTTATGAAGTTTTGGCTAATGGAAAGCTTATCAATAAGGATATAGGTGAAAGCACAACAGTGTGGCACTACGATATGCAAAAACCAATGTCAAGCTATCTTGTAGCGTTAGCCATTGGTAAATACAATAAAAAAGAACTCACCTCAAAAAGCGGTATTCCAATAAAACTCTATTATTATCCTGAAGATTCTGCCAAAGTAGAACCCACATACCGTTATACAAAACAGCTATTCGACTTTCTTGAAGAAGACATTGGCGTGCCGTATCCTTGGCAAAATTACAAGCAAGTGCCCGTAAAAGACTTTTTGTATTCGGGGATGGAAAATACCAGTCTTACTATTTTTAGTGACGATTTCATGATTGACGAGACCTCTTTTGTAGATAAAAACTACGTAAATGTGAATGCACACGAACTCGCACACCAATGGTTTGGCAATTTAGTCACAGAAACTGAGGGTAAACACCATTGGTTACAGGAAGGTTTCGCAACCTATTACGCCTTATTAGCAGAACGCGATATTTTTGGTGACGATTACTATTATTGGCGCTTATATGAATATGCACAAGAGTTATTGGAGCAGGAACGAGCTGAACAAGCAACGGCTTTGTTAGATCCAAAAGCGAGTAGCACCACCTTTTACAAAAAAGGCGCTTGGGCTTTACACATGTTGCATATGAAAATAGGAGAAGTGGCTTTTAAGAAAGCGGTAAAAAATTATTTGGAGACCTACGCTTTTAAAAATGTGCAAACGGAAGATTTTATAGCTGAAGTTGAAAAAGCTTCAGGGCAAGACTTAACGACCTTTGTATTACAATGGTTGACTTCCGCTGTGTTACCAGAAAAAGAAATGCGTTTTGCATTAGAGAAAAATGAAATGACTTCTTTTTTGCTTGCCATGGAAGAAAGCCCTTATTTAAGCTATAAAAAGGACGACAATGACGACATTATTCCTTCTAGTTTGGTTCATAAGTTGCCCGATGGTTATTATCCTGTTCAAAGCGCTGTTGTCACTAAGCTCTTGCAGAAACCCAAGTATCCAATGTACGCAAGTTTAGTAACAGAGGCCTTTCAATCTAAAGAATTACAAGTACGTCAAGTCATTGCACAAAATTTAAGTGAAATTCCTTCTGAATTAAAAACTGACTACGAATCACTCTT
It contains:
- a CDS encoding M1 family metallopeptidase, with product MKQLFIIVIAFLCFSVEGQQTDYVDFVKAKAEVAFDNSGANQVLGFITYEFVVLEASDSIFVNANNFESIEYRLNGTIIDSLYDGKHVIIKHDFKPKTKHTLEIAWITQPSKALYFIVAEEDNAQIWSQGQGKYTSNWLPSIDDMNDKIEFDLSITYANGYEVLANGKLINKDIGESTTVWHYDMQKPMSSYLVALAIGKYNKKELTSKSGIPIKLYYYPEDSAKVEPTYRYTKQLFDFLEEDIGVPYPWQNYKQVPVKDFLYSGMENTSLTIFSDDFMIDETSFVDKNYVNVNAHELAHQWFGNLVTETEGKHHWLQEGFATYYALLAERDIFGDDYYYWRLYEYAQELLEQERAEQATALLDPKASSTTFYKKGAWALHMLHMKIGEVAFKKAVKNYLETYAFKNVQTEDFIAEVEKASGQDLTTFVLQWLTSAVLPEKEMRFALEKNEMTSFLLAMEESPYLSYKKDDNDDIIPSSLVHKLPDGYYPVQSAVVTKLLQKPKYPMYASLVTEAFQSKELQVRQVIAQNLSEIPSELKTDYESLLEDKSYVTVETALYNLWSNFPDARKKYLDQTKDVIGFNAKNVRTLWLVLALNTQDYNEDKKREYYDELVAYTSPLYGFQLRENAFKYLEAINAFNAVALKHLVAATTHHNWRFKSFAKELLERLSEDERYEQIIANLQTEQKK